One stretch of Podospora bellae-mahoneyi strain CBS 112042 chromosome 2, whole genome shotgun sequence DNA includes these proteins:
- a CDS encoding hypothetical protein (EggNog:ENOG503P4AA; COG:S): protein MNRFLISTSLLSVRSFPKSRTIRPHQLHTYSLRKMSTDTPVPTPWHAAYPAPSSQTVFIPRDEVLSILANGRKDTVLVDLRRNDFEGGTIRGSINLPAQSLYPTLPTVYSTLKAAGLKKVIFYCGSSTGRGSRAASWLADYISSQNDTEMQSLALGGGIKGWAAAGPEYVKWMDEYDEKVWAKYSTS from the exons ATGAACAGATTCCTCATATCAACATCTCTTCTTTCGGTACGCAGCTTTCCAAAATCCAGGACAATCCGACCTCACCAATTGCACACCTACTCCCTCCGCAAAATGTCCACAGACACTCCTGTCCCAACGCCCTGGCACGCCGCCTACCCCGCCCCCTCTTCTCAAACCGTCTTCATCCCCCGTGACGAGGTCCTGTCCATTCTCGCCAACGGGAGAAAAGATACCGTGCTGGTTGACCTGAGAAGAAACGACTTTGAG GGCGGTACAATCCGCGgctccatcaacctccctgCTCAAAGCCTCTATCCGACTCTGCCAACGGTGTACTCCACCCTCAAGGCTGCTGGGCTCAAAAAGGTCATCTTTTATTGTG GCTCATCGACAGGTAGAGGGAGCAGAGCAGCCAGTTGGCTGGCGGACTATATCTCGTCCCAAAACGACACCGAGATGCAGAGTCTTGCTCTGGGGGGTGGGATTAAGGGGTGGGCTGCCGCGGGGCCAGAGTATGTCAAGTGGATGGACGAGTACGATGAGAAGGTCTGGGCCAAGTACAGCACCAGTTAG
- a CDS encoding hypothetical protein (EggNog:ENOG503P692), giving the protein MPPLSSESEDDTSQHVSSSKGQSGPTVMYAAAPDTPGIPSDNSPSISDLFREMQETNRLLKLMLAAHKPDVPASPVSQLSRETTSNSDPDLVKMKVRELVHDIAHQSFSPADSSNIKRFIRSFIEERISHKPREGHQGEYGPGAYVPIYVSLRDNHSGPLAEIYWNWERPNKLDPVHRVLMDASQVSNVTKQWGSRFDLDALTFSHSRETGWIIGKSPALEGAIIGCPLFYSGQGPAQKLVTARSVFDKDWKPIASAMAAPDNLTSPGSLWHCTAPLLDGGLMALDRLALITTVVLNKPNTETGIAHRFLHEFCAGWKPLYLRGNRMNYTGWSGNSDTTYQHTIRCFSPASRSDKVNFGLRPHAKCVRQSGQFPSHLASSSSSFTERRMSLLCHWDYTYPPHGFRIVALTDAMTMKQDGDINVSNDLFTDWGDRHFAVEGLNAGYHLLQSSIHRLLMFWETEWGHCLDALESNVNTSLLDILDDETSSRLMFDTSFERSRVYFKTLQMLRIFADAIRETGRDLQEMDPEKLIQGSFRRAGHDIQAFLKQDPLKDKALWNNWKILFDFQQQTEEKLLRRIAEKTEEITSLRDGLFNATSLREASRATTMNRYVIVFTIMTVLYLPPSFTSALFGTPLFEAESQEETVERFKTSTIIVCVITYVLAISLIWLADKWDIAGVVYHDLRTLWRGTTDRLRRRGPDGWSLRSKSRNSSSDALVEGKQAV; this is encoded by the exons ATGCCGCCTCTTTCATCAGAAAGCGAAGATGACACCAGCCAACATGTCTCCAGTAGCAAGGGACAGTCTGGCCCGACAGTCATGTATGCCGCAGCGCCAGATACGCCAGGAATACCATCAGACAactccccatccatctctgATCTCTTTCGTGAGATGCAAGAGACCAACCGGCTTCTCAAGCTCATGTTGGCCGCTCACAAGCCGGATGTGCCCGCATCGCCGGTTTCTCAACTGTCAAGAGAGACCACCTCCAACAGTGACCCGGATCTGGTCAAGATGAAAGTTCGAGAGTTGGTCCATGACATTGCGCACCAGTCATTCAGTCCCGCGGACTCCTCGAACATCAAGAGATTCATTCGCAGCTTCATCGAGGAACGCATCTCCCACAAGCCAAGGGAAGGCCACCAAGGAGAGTATGGCCCCGGTGCATACGTCCCCATTTATGTATCATTACGAGACAACCACTCCGGGCCACTCGCAGAGATATACTGGAACTGGGAAAGACCGAACAAGTTGGACCCCGTTCACCGAGTCCTCATGGACGCATCTCAGGTCTCTAATGTCACCAAGCAATGGGGTTCAAGGTTTGATCTCGATGCTCTGACCTTTTCTCACTCTCGTGAGACAGGATGGATCATCGGCAAGAGTCCTGCCCTAGAGGGAGCCATCATTGGATGTCCACTGTTTTACTCTGGCCAAGGGCCAGCACAGAAGCTGGTGACGGCGAGGTCCGTCTTTGACAAGGACTGGAAGCCCATCGCCTCAGCAATGGCAGCCCCTGATAACTTGACCAGCCCCGGCTCGCTGTGGCATTGCACTGCTCCTTTGCTCGACGGCGGTTTGATGGCTCTTGACCGCCTCGCACTCATAACCACCGTGGTGTTGAACAAACCCAACACCGAGACCGGCATCGCCCACCGCTTTCTTCACGAGTTTTGTGCCGGATGGAAACCTCTTTACCTGCGTGGCAATCGCATGAATTACACCGGGTGGTCAGGAAACTCGGACACCACTTACCAACACACCATCCGCTGTTTCTCCCCCGCTAGCAGGTCTGATAAGGTCAATTTTGGCTTGAGGCCTCATGCGAAATGTGTCAGACAGTCCGGCCAGTTCCCCTCTCACCTTGCAagctcatcctcttccttcaCCGAACGGAGAATGAGTCTTCTGTGCCACTGGGACTACACTTATCCCCCCCATGGGTTCCGTATTGTTGCCTTGACCGATGCTATGACCATGAAACAAGATGGTGATATCAATGTGTCAAATGACTTGTTTACCGACTGGGGAGATAGACACTTTGCTGTTGAGGGGCTGAATGCTGGCTATCATTTGCTCCAAAGCAGCATCCACCGTCTGCTCATGTTTTGGGAAACCGAGTGGGGCCACTGTTTGGACGCATTGGAGAGCAACGTCAACACTTCT CTCCTCGACATTCTCGACGATGAGACCAGCTCCCGCCTCATGTTTGACACTTCCTTTGAACGCTCCAGAGTGTACTTCAAGACACTGCAGATGCTTCGCATCTTTGCAGACGCCATTCGGGAAACTGGCCGCGATTTGCAAGAGATGGACCCCGAGAAGCTGATCCAAGGGAGTTTCCGGCGCGCTGGACACGATATCCAGGCTTTCTTGAAACAGGACCCGCTCAAGGACAAGGCGCTCTGGAACAACTGGAAGATTCTATTCGACTTTCAGCAGCAAACTGAAGAAAAACTGTTGCGAAGAATTGCTGAAAAGACGGAGGAGATTACCAGTTTGAGAGACggg CTGTTCAACGCAACCTCTCTCCGGGAAGCCTCGAGGGCGACTACAATGAACCGATATGTCATTGTTTTCACCATCATGACTGTTTTGTACCTACCCCCTAGCTTCACCTCT GCCCTGTTTGGCACCCCACTCTTCGAAGCCGAGTCGCAAGAGGAAACCGTGGAGCGATTCAAGACATCAACCATCATCGTGTGCGTCATCACCTATGTTCTCGCCATTTCCCTCATCTGGCTAGCCGACAAATGGGACATTGCCGGTGTTGTGTACCATGACCTACGCACATTGTGGCGGGGCACCACGGACCGGCTGAGACGCAGGGGACCTGATGGGTGGAGCTTGAGGTCAAAATCACGAAACTCGAGTTCTGATGCGTTGGTGGAAGGCAAGCAAGCTGTGTAG
- a CDS encoding hypothetical protein (EggNog:ENOG503NYV1; COG:Z) — MSRRPPRGEYIETDTGNKVARKATLVGTQNIMLGGKTVIQPEVMIRGDLVRSIQSSSSSSSGTPNNTAVAIGRYCFLSRASCLRPPGRFYKGAFTYMPLRMGDHVFVGPSSVIQAASIGSHVHIGARVVVGEFAIIKDYVRVLDETVIPPNMVIPSFSIVAGQPARVIGEVPEGGHEAFELRDLYKTVGNNPQPPAS, encoded by the exons atGTCGCGTCGTCCGCCGAGAGGAGAATACATTGAGACC GACACGGGCAACAAGGTCGCTCGCAAAGCTACCCTCGTCGGTACCCAAAACATTATGCTCGGTGGAAAGACAGTCATCCAGCCCGAAGTCATGATCCGTGGCGACCTGGTCCGATCGATCCAatcctccagcagcagcagcagcggaaCACCGAACAACACGGCTGTAGCAATTGGCCGCTATTGTTTCCTCAGCCGAGCCTCGTGTTTACGCCCGCCAGGCCGATTCTATAAGGG TGCTTTCACATACATGCCCCTACGGATGGGTGACCACGTCTTTGTCGGGCCCTCGTCTGTTATCCAAGCCGCGTCGATCGGAAGCCACGTACACATCGGAGcgagagtggtggtgggcgagTTTGCCATTATCAAAGATTACGTACGGGTGCTGGACGAAACTGTCATTCCGCCCAACATGGTCATCCCAAGCTTCTCCATTGTGGCAGGACAGCCGGCAAGAGTGATTGGAGAAGTGCCAGAAGGCGGCCACGAGGCGTTTGAGCTGAGAGATTTGTACAAAACAGTTGGCAACAACCCACAGCCGCCCGCGTCCTGA
- a CDS encoding hypothetical protein (EggNog:ENOG503NX58; COG:V) yields the protein MEAVKLSKGKHAGPSEKDADRAKDLALGGGEEKLPFTFNTLLLDKVIWPCLDPKNQGILSTAGMVHWVWRMHTWARCYISRHADKMAQVENYGEDHTVADTAVGKELLSRLSRNGEWRKLKESLADNAKSWL from the exons ATGGAGGCTGTCAAGCTGTCAAAGGGCAAGCATGCCGGTCCCAGCGAGAAGG ACGCTGATCGAGCAAAGGATTTGGCgctgggtggaggagaagagaagctGCCTTTCACGTTCAACACCCTGTTGTTGGATAAGGTGATCTGGCCGTGCCTGGACCCAAAGAACCAGGGCATCCTGTCGACGGCGGGGATGGTGCATTGGGTCTGGAGAATGCACAC ATGGGCGAGATGCTATATTTCCCGGCACGCCGACAAGATGGCCCAGGTTGAGAACTATGGTGAAGACCATACAGTGGCCGACACGGCTGTTGGCAAGGAGCTGCTGAGCAGACTGAGCCGGAATGGCGAATGGCGCAAGCTGAAAGAGAGTCTGGCGGACAACGCAAAGAGCTGGTTGTAA
- a CDS encoding hypothetical protein (COG:O; EggNog:ENOG503PCZ4) yields the protein MALKSLLSSLLLAPLALAHPGHKEAVHAHRALPLERRSLDHCSKEFNSPEFIQRTVEINGAEIKRLRRALGYEVDEKPKITPRDYLSVSRIDHKSNKTVTEGMDLSTLFSNYGACMLMPVVDEGPLYVKGEEIRKNITNGERGIKMTLAIQVVDYQTCQTVPNAYVDIWSSNATGIYVGVQGYPGMGDPNDASILKGTTLRGVQPTDSHGVASFDTMFPGHYDGRATHIHAIVWLGATKHANNTLTGGRAAHIGQIYFDQGLITAAERNAPYNTNRMPIQQNTRDFLFQAGANGDDPIVRYSFIGKDVSEGLFAWIRFGINQQTSRPLNPAAYWTANGGVMNPTGPISKLPGGGGGGGGWPGFGGGWGKRFAEKLGRKVEAEADLQEDAE from the exons ATGGCCCTCAAGAGTTTGCTTTCCTCCCTGTTGCTGGCCCCTCTGGCCTTGGCCCATCCGGGTCACAAGGAGGCGGTCCACGCCCACCGCGCTCTTCCACTCGAGCGGAGGTCTCTTGACCACTGCAGCAAGGAGTTCAACAGCCCCGAGTTCATTCAGCGAACTGTCGAGATCAATGGTGCCGAGATCAAGAGGTTGAGGCGTGCCTTGGGCTACGAGGTTGACGAGAAGCCCAAGATCACTCCCCGCGACTACCTTTCCGTCTCGAGAATCGACCACAAGAGCAACAAGACGGTCACCGAGGGCATGGACCTttccaccctcttctccaactATGGGGCTTGCATGCTCATGCCTGTCGTTGACGAGGGACCGTTGT ACGTCAAGGGCGAAGAGATCCGCAAGAACATCACCAACGGCGAGAGGGGTATCAAGATGACGCTTGCCATCCAAGTTGTGGACTACCAGACATGCCAGACCGTCCCCAACGCCTACGTTGACATCTGGAGCTCCAACGCCACC GGTATCTATGTTGGTGTCCAAGGCTACCCCGGCATGGGCGACCCCAACGATgcctccatcctcaaggGCACAACCCTTCGCGGCGTGCAGCCTACCGACAGCCATGGTGTGGCTTCCTTTGACACCATGTTCCCAGGTCACTATGACGGCCGTGCGACCCATATCCACG CCATCGTCTGGCTCGGAGCCACCAAGcacgccaacaacaccctgaCTGGCGGTCGCGCTGCCCATATTGGTCAAATCTACTTTGACCAAGGCCTCATCACGGCCGCTGAGAGGAACGCGCCCTACAACACTAACCGCATGCCCATCCAGCAGAACACGCGCGACTTTTTGTTCCAGGCCGGCGCCAACGGTGACGACCCGATCGTCCGCTACTCCTTCATTGGCAAGGACGTCTCCGAGGGTCTCTTTGCCTGGATCCGCTTCGGTATCAACCAGCAGACCAGCCGCCCGCTCAACCCTGCTGCTTACTGGACTGCGAACGGTGGTGTCATGAACCCCACTGGTCCCATCTCCAAGCTtcccggcggtggtggcggcggcggtggctggCCCGGTTTCGGTGGCGGTTGGGGCAAGCGCTTCGCTGAGAAGCTTGGTCGCAAGGTCGAGGCTGAGGCCGACCTCCAAGAGGATGCCGAGTAA
- a CDS encoding hypothetical protein (MEROPS:MER0011122; EggNog:ENOG503P4U5; COG:O) yields the protein MGPILDLAASQILHPARDSEAEHRSSGSRPERGSGSIKGRRDPPQTALKFISSISISPQLFNSFSDLPVPLGPSSCTHFKMRFSLALAAAGLAQTAFAAPQPSRGFGCGAPEPSEELLQVSQQFAVEEAQALAESYRSGNLTARDVTAQAISVRVYIHVVAASTALSGGYLTDTMINNQFSVLQSAFAPYGISFTLAGTDKTVNANWADDSKGYEMTMKRALRKGTYKDLNLYFLQKMGGNLGYCYFPTTASPGSTAYIRDGCTILYSTTPGGSSTNYNLGHTATHEVGHWFGLYHTFQGGCTGAGDSVSDTPAQASASSGCPVGRDSCPSQAGVDPIHNYMDYSIDSCYEEFTPGQQTRINSFWTSYRQNAS from the exons ATGGGCCCGATACTGGACCTAGCTGCCTCCCAGATCCTCCATCCAGCGCGCGACTCCGAGGCCGAACATCGCTCGTCCGGTTCACGGCCAGAGAGAGGATCGGGTAGCATAAAAGGACGACGAGATCCCCCTCAAACGGCTTTGAAGttcatcagcagcatcagcatcagcccTCAGCTCTTCAACTCATTCTCTGATCTGCCTGTTCCTCTcggtccttcttcttgcacCCACTTCAAGATGCGtttctctctcgctctcgccGCGGCCGGTTTGGCCCAGACTGCCTTTGCGGCTCCTCAACCTTCCCGCGGTTTCGGCTGCGGTGCCCCCGAGCCTTCCGAGGAGCTCCTCCAGGTTTCCCAGCAGTTCGCTGTTGAGGAAGCTCAGGCCCTCGCCGAGTCCTACCGCTCCGGCAACCTCACTGCCCGTGATGTTACCGCCCAGGCCATCTCCGTCAGGGTCTATATCCACGTCGTGGCTGCTTCCACTGCCCTCAGCGGTGGTTACCTCACC GATACCATGATCAACAACCAGTTCAGCGTTCTCCAGTCGGCTTTTGCCCCCTATGGCATCTCTttcaccctcgccggcaCTGACAAGACCGTCAACGCCAACTGGGCTGATGACTCCAAGGGTTACGAGATGACCATGAAGCGCGCTCTCCGCAAGGGCACCTACAAGGACCTCAACCTCTACTTCCTCCAGAAGATGGGTGGTAACTTGGGATACTGCTACTTCCCCACCACTGCCTCGCCCGGCTCCACCGCCTACATCCGCGACGGCTGCACCATCCTCTATAGCACCACCCCTGGCGGCAGCTCCACCAACTACAACCTCGGCCACACCGCCACCCACGAGGTTGGTCACTGGTTCGGTCTCTACCACACCTTCCAGGGCGGCTGCACCGGTGCCGGTGACTCCGTCTCCGACACCCCCGCCCAGGCCTCCGCTTCTTCCGGCTGCCCTGTCGGCCGTGACTCCTGCCCCAGCCAGGCCGGTGTTGACCCCATCCACAACTACATGGACTACTCCATCGACTCTTGCTACGAGGAGTTCACCCCCGGCCAGCAGACTAGAATCAACAGCTTCTGGACCAGCTACCGCCAGAACGCTTCCTAA
- a CDS encoding hypothetical protein (COG:U; EggNog:ENOG503NUYQ) — protein sequence MVGASSGSDHNLIHRMAVDDPIPWYRKPNLRTMYLLLFPCVIGIEMTSGFDSQIINAAQLLPAWKAYFGNPTGAYNGILASALPLGSVIGLPFIPIVNDTFGRRWCIMFGSMIMIIGTIIQGFAFNGPMYILARGIIGFGLPYAIVAGSCLIGELGYPKERPILTSLFNACYFIGAIVAAGCTFGTQQINNDWSWRIPSLLQMAPSLLQVAFVFFLPESPRYLMSKDRFEEAEAVLIKYHAEGNPDSEFVKAEIAEIRTTLEIELEHSKRSWMDLVATPGMRRRVIIGSLLGLFTQLSGNVVISYFLGDVLKLIGYTDPSFQAKYNLGNQCWSLICGVSAALVVMRFRRRTMYLTGIISILAVYVAWTACTAIFIDTKSDVAAKMSLFWIYAYSPAYNLCFNALTYTYLIEIFPYANRARGISIFQFWGKAAQFFGTNVNPIGKSLFRPI from the exons atggTCGGCGCCAGCAGTGGAAGTGaccacaacctcatccaTCGCATGGCGGTGGATGACCCCATTCCATGGTACAGGAAGCCCAATCTGAGAACAATGTACCTGCTACTCTTTCCCTGCGTTATCGGAATCGAGATGACATCGGGGTTCGACTCTCAAATCATCAATGCGGCGCAACTTCTTCCAGCTTGGAAGGCCT ACTTTGGCAACCCCACTGGTGCATACAATGGTATCCTCGCTTCAGCTCTGCCACTGGGATCAGTGATAGGACTGCCGTTTATCCCTATTGTGAATGATACGtttggaaggaggtggtgcatCATGTTTGGGAGCATGATCATGATTATCGGGACAATTATCCAGGGATTTGCTTTCAATG GACCTATGTACATACTGGCTCGAGGTATCATCGGATTCGGCCTTCCTTACGCGATCGTTGCTGGCTCCTGTCTCATCGGAGAACTCGGATATCCAAAAGAACGACCCATTCTTACCTCGCTGTTCAACGCTTGCTACTTCATCGGAGCTATCGTAGCCGCGGGGTGTACCTTTGGAACGCAACAAATCAACAACGACTGGTCATGGCGCATTCCGAGCTTGTTGCAGATGGCCCCCTCTCTGCTGCAAGTCGCCTTTGTGTTTTTCCTGCCAGAGTCCCCCCGTTACCTCATGTCCAAAGATCGGttcgaggaagccgaggcaGTGCTGATCAAGTATCACGCTGAAGGCAATCCAGACTCGGAGTTTGTCAAAGCTGAAATCGCTGAAATTCGCACCACCTTGGAGATTGAACTCGAACACTCGAAACGGTCATGGATGGATCTTGTTGCCACCCCTGGTATGCGTCGCAGGGTTATTATCGGATCGTTGCTCGGCCTCTTCACCCAGCTCTCCGGGAATGTGGTTATCTCGTATTTCTTGGGCGATGTGCTAAAGCTGATCGGGTACACTGATCCCAGCTTCCAGGCCAAGTATAACCTGGGAAACCAGTGCTGGTCTCTGATCTGCGGCGTGAGTGCAgcactggtggtgatgagattCCGGCGGCGGACGATGTACTTGACGGGTATCATTTCGATCTTGGCAGTCTATGTGGCTTGGACAGCTTGCACAGCCATCTTCATCGATACCAAGTCTGACGTGGCGGCCAAGATGAGTTTGTTTTGGATTTACGCCTACAGTCCTGCGTACAATCTTTGCTTCAACGCCTTGACTTACA CATATCTGATCGAGATCTTCCCATACGCAAACCGAGCTCGTggcatctccatcttccagTTCTGGGGTAAGGCCGCTCAGTTCTTCGGAACCAATGTCAACCCGATCGGTAAGTCCTTATTCCGACCAATCTAA